In Candidatus Bathyarchaeota archaeon, the following are encoded in one genomic region:
- a CDS encoding DUF1922 domain-containing protein, translating into MYVVIICYKCGQLLLAKTDQKTRQCPYCEARLILDKTKKVASAKTAQEASILIRALKRKKNVKTLELDFTG; encoded by the coding sequence ATGTACGTAGTGATCATTTGCTATAAATGTGGCCAACTTCTGCTGGCCAAAACCGATCAAAAGACGAGGCAATGTCCTTATTGTGAAGCCCGACTGATTTTAGACAAAACGAAAAAGGTTGCATCTGCGAAAACCGCTCAGGAAGCCTCCATCCTTATTCGAGCCTTGAAAAGGAAGAAGAACGTGAAAACGCTTGAACTGGATTTTACAGGATAA